A genomic region of Dethiosulfovibrio salsuginis contains the following coding sequences:
- a CDS encoding class I SAM-dependent methyltransferase: MHRPSEFYSMLAPIYPLLIQQFADDYRLEQGIALDIGTGPGFLGTELAKITDMEIYFVDLSDKALLSARERFERSETDNKAAFVQADVRSLPFEDDFADFIMSRGSIWFWEEPEKGLAEIYRVLKPGGTAIVGGGLGRYIPSSMRQRLVTANRERMKKSGETRPRFEDFSRMIESALLDRAGVNSFRLISEDPEGKSGKWVEIQKKTKNGGGSL, translated from the coding sequence ATGCATAGGCCATCGGAATTCTACTCTATGCTTGCGCCGATATACCCCCTTCTGATCCAACAGTTTGCCGACGATTATCGGCTGGAACAGGGTATCGCCTTAGACATCGGGACGGGGCCGGGATTTCTGGGAACCGAGCTCGCTAAGATCACCGACATGGAGATCTATTTCGTGGATCTGAGCGATAAAGCCCTACTGTCCGCAAGAGAGAGATTCGAACGTTCAGAGACCGACAATAAGGCGGCTTTTGTCCAGGCCGACGTGAGAAGCCTACCTTTTGAGGACGATTTCGCAGACTTTATCATGAGCAGAGGCTCTATCTGGTTCTGGGAGGAGCCAGAAAAAGGGCTCGCGGAGATATATCGGGTACTAAAACCCGGGGGAACGGCAATCGTTGGAGGAGGCCTAGGAAGGTATATTCCTTCGTCCATGAGACAGAGGCTCGTGACAGCCAACCGAGAGAGGATGAAAAAATCGGGAGAGACCCGACCACGATTCGAGGACTTTTCAAGGATGATCGAATCGGCTCTTCTCGACAGGGCCGGGGTAAACTCCTTCCGACTGATCTCCGAGGATCCAGAGGGGAAAAGCGGCAAGTGGGTGGAGATACAGAAGAAGACCAAAAACGGCGGGGGCTCTCTATGA
- a CDS encoding ABC transporter substrate-binding protein — protein MRLKLSSSKNKNLLALLVALSFMSGALGAGTIEASWKEVDHTGQEVEIPESKGGILALNPLLMEGLFALGITPLGKIDEYRIRKEGINLPSVGTQPNVDIESIYRLNPSLVIGHIRFHGNIAKTLRENGVSVYLVDPARMGDNPMLDSVMFLGRLLRSEATAQEYADRTEAIARDLRGRITSETDVRSAIILQDGNRIAAAQNATAYGSILRALGIRNIVPDGILGSNKESFVDFDIETIISSDPDVILIVASSDDQDRNRATVEKFTKNSMWMETKAVRNDMVLILPFKVNPGRGTAEELLRLTAETILGDQ, from the coding sequence ATGAGATTAAAGTTATCAAGCTCTAAGAACAAAAACCTTTTAGCTCTGCTCGTCGCGTTATCCTTCATGTCAGGAGCTCTAGGTGCAGGAACGATAGAGGCATCGTGGAAAGAGGTGGACCACACGGGACAAGAGGTAGAAATCCCAGAGTCCAAAGGGGGCATATTGGCACTGAACCCCCTTCTGATGGAGGGTTTATTCGCTCTAGGGATAACCCCCCTTGGCAAGATAGACGAATATCGAATCAGGAAAGAGGGAATCAACCTGCCCTCGGTGGGAACCCAACCTAACGTGGACATAGAGTCGATTTACAGGCTGAACCCATCTCTGGTGATAGGACATATAAGGTTTCACGGCAATATAGCAAAGACACTCCGGGAAAACGGTGTCTCCGTATATCTGGTCGATCCGGCGAGGATGGGGGATAATCCCATGCTGGATTCGGTGATGTTCTTGGGCAGGCTCCTTCGTAGCGAGGCTACAGCCCAGGAGTACGCCGACAGAACGGAGGCCATCGCTAGAGATCTAAGAGGAAGGATTACGTCCGAGACAGATGTCCGAAGCGCGATTATCCTCCAGGATGGGAACAGAATAGCCGCAGCGCAAAACGCCACCGCCTACGGCTCCATCCTCCGAGCCCTAGGAATAAGGAACATCGTGCCAGACGGGATTCTTGGCTCTAACAAAGAGAGCTTCGTGGACTTCGATATCGAGACCATTATATCGTCGGACCCGGACGTCATCCTCATCGTAGCGTCCAGTGACGATCAAGATAGAAACAGAGCGACGGTGGAAAAGTTTACAAAAAACTCGATGTGGATGGAGACTAAAGCAGTGCGTAACGATATGGTCCTGATCCTGCCCTTCAAGGTAAACCCCGGTCGAGGAACCGCAGAGGAACTTCTTCGTCTCACAGCAGAAACTATTTTAGGAGATCAATAG
- a CDS encoding GTP-binding protein has protein sequence MKVITVSGPPSSGKTAIVLKTVQEMRGTGLSIGAVKFDCLSTDDRKQYEAHGITARTGLSGSLCPDHFFISNVEECVDWGLERSLDILFLESAGLCNRCSPHIQGITAICVIDNLMGVNTPKKIGPMLKLSDIVAITKGDIVSQAEREIFALKVRQANPDGKVLHVSGITGQGACELASLLMETDDIRSLSGRSLRFSMPSALCSYCMGETRVGKEHQMGNIRKIRLE, from the coding sequence ATGAAGGTGATAACCGTATCAGGCCCTCCTTCTTCTGGAAAGACAGCTATCGTTCTGAAGACAGTTCAGGAGATGAGGGGAACAGGGCTATCCATAGGGGCCGTCAAATTCGACTGTCTCAGCACCGATGACCGAAAACAGTACGAGGCCCATGGGATAACGGCGAGGACGGGCCTTTCCGGGAGCCTATGCCCCGATCACTTCTTCATAAGCAACGTGGAGGAGTGCGTCGACTGGGGGCTGGAGAGATCCTTGGACATCCTTTTTCTCGAGAGCGCTGGGCTGTGTAACCGATGCTCTCCCCATATACAGGGCATCACGGCGATCTGCGTAATTGACAACCTTATGGGGGTTAATACGCCTAAAAAGATCGGCCCCATGTTGAAGTTATCGGACATAGTAGCGATAACCAAAGGGGATATAGTGTCTCAGGCGGAAAGGGAGATCTTCGCCCTAAAGGTAAGACAGGCCAATCCCGACGGAAAGGTCCTTCACGTCAGCGGGATCACAGGACAGGGCGCCTGCGAACTAGCATCGCTGCTGATGGAGACCGACGATATCCGATCCCTCTCGGGCAGAAGCCTTCGCTTCTCAATGCCTTCTGCTCTATGCTCCTACTGTATGGGTGAGACCAGAGTAGGCAAGGAGCATCAGATGGGGAACATACGAAAGATACGTCTGGAGTGA
- a CDS encoding ATP-binding cassette domain-containing protein, producing MTTLEKTINDGIANVRLEDLFAEYPYAKDFLDANGLPPADLNDTVGEYLSSMSPVFLEDIGFEREGLIERLSSFIERMRDVKEGPGFSVGKITVLGGRDKSGIPEDVVLEMNVGEIICIVGPTGSGKSRLLADIEWMAQGDTPTGRVIMIDGERPLSKWRFSLEHKLVAQLSQNMNFVMDLSVLDFVTMHAESRMISDGEEKVKTVIEQANLLAGESFSADTPITALSGGQSRALMIADTAFLSTSPIVLIDEIENAGINRKKAMDLLVGREKIVLIATHDPLLALVGSQRVVIKNGGISKIIRTTEREREQMRTLEKIDDFLLSYRERLRNGEALDDLPDDLNMRSL from the coding sequence ATGACCACCTTAGAGAAGACTATCAACGACGGTATCGCAAACGTCCGGCTTGAGGACCTTTTCGCTGAATATCCCTACGCCAAGGACTTCTTAGACGCCAACGGCCTACCTCCAGCCGACCTGAACGACACGGTAGGAGAGTACCTTTCATCCATGAGCCCGGTCTTTCTGGAGGACATAGGATTCGAGAGGGAAGGACTGATAGAGCGGCTCTCATCCTTTATAGAGCGAATGAGGGACGTGAAGGAAGGCCCCGGATTTTCCGTGGGCAAAATAACCGTCCTCGGAGGTAGGGATAAAAGTGGCATACCGGAGGACGTAGTCCTTGAGATGAACGTAGGGGAGATTATCTGTATCGTAGGTCCCACAGGATCGGGGAAGAGCCGGCTTCTGGCGGATATAGAGTGGATGGCCCAGGGAGACACTCCCACTGGGAGGGTGATAATGATCGACGGCGAGAGACCTCTCAGCAAATGGAGGTTCTCCCTGGAACATAAGCTTGTGGCCCAGCTATCTCAGAACATGAACTTCGTCATGGACCTCTCCGTACTTGATTTTGTGACGATGCACGCCGAGAGCCGGATGATCTCCGACGGCGAGGAAAAGGTAAAGACGGTTATAGAGCAGGCTAACCTCCTGGCGGGAGAGTCCTTTTCGGCGGATACCCCGATCACAGCACTGAGCGGAGGACAGTCCAGAGCTCTGATGATCGCCGACACCGCTTTTTTGAGCACCTCTCCGATCGTCCTTATCGACGAAATAGAGAACGCCGGAATCAACAGGAAAAAGGCCATGGATCTACTGGTAGGACGGGAGAAAATAGTCCTTATAGCGACCCACGATCCACTTCTGGCTCTCGTGGGCTCCCAAAGGGTTGTCATAAAAAACGGCGGGATCAGCAAAATCATCCGCACCACCGAAAGGGAAAGGGAGCAGATGAGGACCCTGGAGAAAATCGACGATTTTCTGTTAAGCTACAGAGAGAGGCTTAGAAACGGAGAAGCCCTAGACGACCTTCCCGATGACCTGAACATGAGGTCGCTCTGA
- a CDS encoding fumarylacetoacetate hydrolase family protein, whose protein sequence is MRFVAFNKEGVSGVGVLLQDDRVLDVRSVLKDVSSIKALIERASDDDIALLASATSRVEDYRTYGLSEVVICPPIKRPIHDILCVGVNYLDHLKETKDTVKGFKEATAPVYFSKRAISILGSEDTIELRDDLDDKLDYEVELAVIIGKRGKDIPIEEVEDYIFGYSVFNDISSRSLQKRHGQWFRGKSLDTYTAMGPAILHKSALPFPVKIDVRSYVNDELRQSSNTEMMIADIPSLISELSMGMTLEPGDIVATGTPAGVGMGFSPPKYLKKGDKVVCEIPSIGKLVNYIN, encoded by the coding sequence TTGAGGTTTGTAGCGTTTAACAAAGAAGGGGTGTCTGGGGTCGGGGTCCTTCTCCAGGATGACCGAGTTCTTGACGTCCGATCCGTCCTGAAGGACGTCAGCTCCATTAAGGCACTTATCGAGAGAGCTTCCGATGATGATATAGCTCTGCTGGCATCGGCGACCTCTAGGGTTGAGGACTATCGAACTTATGGACTATCGGAGGTCGTGATCTGCCCTCCGATAAAAAGGCCTATTCACGATATCCTCTGTGTCGGAGTGAACTACTTGGATCACCTAAAAGAGACCAAGGACACCGTTAAAGGTTTTAAAGAGGCTACAGCTCCGGTCTACTTTTCCAAAAGGGCCATCTCTATCCTTGGATCGGAGGATACCATCGAGCTAAGGGATGACCTGGACGATAAGCTGGACTACGAGGTGGAGCTTGCGGTCATAATAGGTAAAAGAGGGAAGGATATCCCTATAGAGGAAGTGGAGGACTATATCTTCGGCTACTCGGTGTTCAACGATATCTCCTCAAGGTCCCTTCAGAAACGTCACGGTCAGTGGTTCAGAGGCAAGAGTCTGGACACCTACACCGCTATGGGACCGGCCATACTCCATAAATCCGCTCTGCCCTTTCCCGTAAAGATCGACGTGAGGAGCTACGTCAACGACGAGCTCCGGCAGAGCTCCAACACCGAGATGATGATAGCCGACATACCCTCACTGATCTCCGAGCTATCCATGGGAATGACCTTAGAACCAGGGGACATCGTCGCCACTGGGACCCCCGCTGGGGTGGGTATGGGGTTCTCTCCCCCTAAATATCTCAAAAAAGGGGATAAGGTGGTCTGCGAAATCCCATCTATAGGTAAGTTAGTGAATTATATAAATTGA
- a CDS encoding DMT family transporter — protein MDTLKGVLLAALAGCCWSTLSIVGKVLNNHSANIISVAIVRLIILVIGWGVGIAIKDRRLLYFPGNKALYLWLSGTVTVFCIYLGYLYSLKYISVPTAVILLYTYPLWTTLASGVFLGERPSWLQMLSSVLIVSGAAIAVGLSALTSGPVSSLGVCLVLSCAFGMALFSLFGRLSSRGGGMAQETFFLYFHLMALLSMAVLGALTGAFSDILRFTSAQWWGTLVIGLVGSLMGYGVFFLALRKVSASLGSGVATTELVVTLALSAVILGQSPSTWEILGSLVIVIGIGLGVVGEKLKI, from the coding sequence ATGGATACTCTGAAAGGTGTTTTGTTAGCTGCCCTCGCAGGTTGTTGCTGGTCCACGTTGAGCATTGTCGGCAAAGTCTTAAACAACCATTCGGCGAACATTATATCGGTGGCTATAGTCAGGCTTATCATACTGGTGATAGGTTGGGGAGTTGGAATAGCCATAAAGGACAGGCGGCTTCTTTATTTCCCGGGAAATAAAGCCCTGTATCTCTGGCTGTCGGGAACGGTGACGGTTTTCTGTATCTATCTGGGGTATCTTTACTCCCTGAAGTACATATCGGTTCCCACTGCGGTGATACTGCTCTATACCTATCCCCTTTGGACGACCCTTGCCTCCGGCGTGTTTTTAGGCGAGAGGCCCTCTTGGCTTCAGATGTTGTCATCTGTCTTGATAGTATCCGGGGCGGCCATAGCTGTCGGTCTCTCGGCACTTACATCGGGCCCTGTCTCTTCTCTAGGGGTATGCCTGGTCCTCAGCTGTGCCTTCGGAATGGCCCTGTTCTCCCTTTTCGGGAGGCTGTCCAGTCGAGGAGGGGGCATGGCTCAGGAGACCTTCTTTCTCTACTTCCACCTCATGGCCCTGTTATCAATGGCTGTATTAGGGGCTCTGACCGGTGCGTTTAGCGATATCTTGAGGTTTACCTCTGCCCAGTGGTGGGGTACCTTGGTTATCGGCCTTGTGGGGTCTTTGATGGGCTACGGTGTGTTTTTTCTCGCTCTCAGAAAGGTGTCCGCCTCTCTCGGGAGCGGTGTGGCCACCACCGAGCTTGTGGTTACCCTGGCTCTATCGGCGGTAATTTTAGGTCAGTCTCCCTCGACCTGGGAGATATTGGGAAGTCTTGTGATAGTAATTGGAATAGGTCTAGGTGTCGTTGGAGAAAAGCTAAAAATATAG